CCATGGCACCATGGCCTGGGACCGCTGCACCCAGGAGAGGCCAGACAATGAAGACATGGATGATGGGCAGTCTGCTCGTGCTTTCCACCGCAGGCTGCATGGGGAGGGCCACCCACCCCGCGGCGGACGCCTCGGAGACGGGGCTCGTCCTGAAGCCGGGCGCGCGCTGGGTGGACCTGACCCATGCGTTCGATGAGAAGACGCTGTACTGGCCCGCCTCGCCCTCGGGCTTCGTGCTGAAGACCGAGCTGCACCAGGAGGAGGACGCGGGCTTCTTCTTCCACACCAATGCCTTCCAGATGCCCGAGCACACGGGCACCCACCTGGATGCGCCCCTGCACTTCGCGAAGGGCCATGCCACCACGGCGCAAGTGCCGCTCGAGCGGCTCCTCGCCCCGGCGGTGGTGGTCGACCTGCCGGTGGACGCGGAGAAGGACCGGGACGCCACGCTCCAGCCCCACCACCTGGACGCCTTCGAGGCGGCGCACGGCCGCATCGCCCCGGGCACCATCGTCCTCGTGCGCACCGGCTGGTCCCGGCGCTGGCCGGACCGCAAGCAGTACTTCGGGGACGACACGCCCGGCGATGCCTCGCGCCTGCACTTCCCGGGCATCTCGCCGGAGGCGGCCCAGCGCCTCGTGGAGCGCCAGGTGGCCGCGGTGGGCATCGACACGGCGAGCCTCGACGCGGGCCCCTCCCAGGACTTCCGCGCCCACCAGGTGCTCCTGAAGGCGGACATCCCGGGCTTCGAGAACGTGACGGGCCTGGAGCAGCTCCCGCCCCGGGGAGCGTTCGTCGTGGCGCTGCCCATGAAGATTGGCGGGGGCTCGGGGGGCCCCCTGCGCATCATCGCGCTGCTGCCGCCCACCTGAGCCGGGGCTAGCGCGACACGCTGAAGCGCGCGGGGCCCAGCGCCTGGACCACCACCAGCCCGGGGCCCTCCAGGCACAGGGCCTCACCGGCCCGGAGCACGTGGTCGCACCCATCGCCCTCGCGGGTGAGCCACACGCAGCCCTCGTGGCAGCGCAGCGACGCACCCGGTCTCCGCAGGCGGTGGCTCCACAGCTCGCCCAGGGGCAGCGTCACCGTGGCGAGCGAATCGAGGCACCGCTGGGACATCCGCTTCGTCAGCGCCGCGAGCAGCTTCGAGAATCCAGGGAGCACATCCATCACCGTTGACCTCCTGTCACGGTCATCAAGATGCGCGCCTGGGCTTGAGAATAACAGATTCAGCTGGCAATGATTGTGACCAGTACAGTTGGGACGGCTCGAACTGTACTGGACACCCAGCGGCCCCACTGTACGGGTTCCCAGGAGAGGTGACGCGATGAAGGCAGCCACAGCCAAGGCGAAGCTGTACGAACAGGTGGCCGAGCGGCTCACCGGCGCCATCGCCGCGGGGACGCTGCGCCCCGGGGAGCGCCTGCCCTCCGTGCGGGAGCTCAGCACCCGGGAGCGGGTGAGCGTCTCCACCGTGCTCCAGGCCTACCTCCAGCTGGAGTCCCTGGGCATCATCGAGACGCGGCCCCAGTCGGGCCACTACGTGCGGCGCCGCGAGCGCCTGCTGCCCGCCGAGCCCCAGGTGTCCCGCCCCGCCAGCACCGCGTCCACGGTGAGCGTGAGCGCGCTGGTGG
The nucleotide sequence above comes from Stigmatella erecta. Encoded proteins:
- a CDS encoding cyclase family protein, with protein sequence MKTWMMGSLLVLSTAGCMGRATHPAADASETGLVLKPGARWVDLTHAFDEKTLYWPASPSGFVLKTELHQEEDAGFFFHTNAFQMPEHTGTHLDAPLHFAKGHATTAQVPLERLLAPAVVVDLPVDAEKDRDATLQPHHLDAFEAAHGRIAPGTIVLVRTGWSRRWPDRKQYFGDDTPGDASRLHFPGISPEAAQRLVERQVAAVGIDTASLDAGPSQDFRAHQVLLKADIPGFENVTGLEQLPPRGAFVVALPMKIGGGSGGPLRIIALLPPT
- a CDS encoding DUF2917 domain-containing protein, with translation MDVLPGFSKLLAALTKRMSQRCLDSLATVTLPLGELWSHRLRRPGASLRCHEGCVWLTREGDGCDHVLRAGEALCLEGPGLVVVQALGPARFSVSR